In Limosilactobacillus sp. WILCCON 0051, a single window of DNA contains:
- a CDS encoding MFS transporter, with product MDNKKSIVTKLAFLSVSFMVTSAYAIQGSLPQLKAALHITQTQSEYLVTTPSFAVMIFVVLSPLLQSWFHISDKKIIMLGVFIVGLAGLVPMFVSNYGIVLASRLVLGAGYGLYNSQAISMISVWYEGNERAQMLGWRAAAEQIGQATTLFIAGLLLSSFGWRQSFLVYALAFLVLLFFAARVPDDSKVEAAEEKEEKQEAELKEAVEGEDKGKISPVVYLLILFAFLLVVDYVGMENRFSGVAVAIKGASYTGSSNFLSLMLIGATLGGLFYGSIKKVMGFGTVYFGLVLMAISNFLFAYGASHRSFVMLVIGLLLIGFPLQLVSPLIFNLLPDLAPANRQPLITSMILIGFNFGAFFSPTIAEWTNHIMGQPQAGLSLAAPFVPYGIGLLVIALIIFIATRRQAKKN from the coding sequence ATGGACAACAAAAAGTCGATTGTGACGAAACTGGCTTTTCTGTCGGTTTCTTTCATGGTGACCAGTGCGTACGCGATTCAGGGATCGCTGCCACAGTTGAAGGCGGCTTTGCATATCACGCAAACGCAGTCTGAATACCTGGTTACCACACCATCTTTTGCCGTTATGATCTTTGTGGTACTTTCACCGCTGCTGCAGTCTTGGTTCCACATTTCTGACAAGAAGATCATCATGCTGGGGGTCTTCATCGTTGGCCTGGCTGGGCTGGTACCAATGTTTGTCAGCAACTATGGCATCGTCTTGGCATCGCGATTGGTCTTAGGGGCTGGTTATGGTCTCTATAACTCGCAGGCCATTTCAATGATCTCAGTTTGGTATGAAGGTAATGAAAGAGCTCAAATGCTGGGCTGGCGGGCAGCTGCCGAACAGATCGGTCAAGCCACGACCCTGTTTATTGCCGGCTTGCTGCTGAGCTCATTTGGCTGGCGGCAGTCATTTTTGGTCTACGCACTGGCCTTCTTGGTTCTACTTTTCTTTGCTGCCCGCGTTCCAGACGACAGCAAGGTAGAAGCAGCTGAGGAAAAGGAAGAAAAACAAGAAGCAGAATTGAAAGAAGCCGTTGAAGGCGAAGACAAGGGCAAGATCAGTCCAGTCGTCTATCTGCTCATCTTGTTTGCCTTCCTGCTGGTTGTTGACTATGTCGGCATGGAAAATCGTTTCTCTGGGGTAGCGGTCGCCATTAAGGGTGCCAGCTACACTGGATCTTCCAACTTCTTGTCGTTGATGCTGATTGGAGCAACGCTGGGTGGTTTGTTCTACGGCTCAATCAAGAAGGTCATGGGATTTGGGACGGTTTACTTTGGCCTGGTTCTGATGGCAATCTCGAACTTCCTGTTTGCCTATGGTGCCAGTCACCGCAGTTTCGTGATGCTGGTCATTGGTCTGCTTTTGATTGGGTTCCCATTACAGCTGGTCTCTCCTTTGATTTTTAACCTGCTGCCTGATCTTGCGCCTGCTAATCGGCAACCGCTGATTACCTCGATGATTCTGATCGGTTTTAACTTCGGGGCCTTCTTCTCACCAACGATTGCTGAATGGACCAACCACATTATGGGACAGCCGCAAGCTGGTTTGAGTCTGGCAGCACCATTCGTACCATACGGAATCGGCCTGCTGGTGATTGCCTTGATTATCTTTATTGCTACTCGTCGTCAAGCTAAGAAAAACTAA